In Tachysurus fulvidraco isolate hzauxx_2018 chromosome 1, HZAU_PFXX_2.0, whole genome shotgun sequence, a single window of DNA contains:
- the LOC125145184 gene encoding butyrophilin subfamily 1 member A1-like produces the protein MLWCVTLILVSFIEFRSESLQVVGPEAPLVALSGEDLVLPCFIKPNTSAVDMTVEWFKLYVEDSLVHLYRDHEDKNEGQAKSYRARTSLYKEELQKGNTSLKLSDLRVSDEGEYKCLVEDKSWSDDITVNVIVEAQGSHPVIMMESYDNSGGINLVCESRGWNPAPDVLWLDREGVTLTAEDTQIHRDTDLFSVKSHITVYDYSDSNRFYCRLQQRHHMLETEIIINSKVFDAWKWIVGISVSACLIAIGMIVTAVCHKKKMQKQSKELQRLSVEYELLKKKQYAVDVNLDPDTANPFLILSADGKQVTHGDIRQNLPDTPQRFDTRLCVLGKQSVSSGRFYFEVQVRGKTDWTLGFVRENINRKGWIIETLQYGFWTVALKNENQYQACVGPPVLLTLREKVEVVGVFVDYEEGLVSFYDVKSRSHIYSFTGQSFTEKLYPFFYPGLNKEGENSAPLIISSVFKTE, from the exons AGAGTTTACAGGTGGTTGGTCCAGAAGCTCCTCTTGTTGCTCTATCTGGTGAAGATctggttctgccctgttttatcAAACCCAACACCAGTGCTGTGGACATGACAGTGGAGTGGTTCAAACTATATGTAGAAGACTCATTAGTGCATCTCTACAGAGATCATGAAGACAAAAATGAAGGTCAGGCTAAGTCCTACAGAGCAAGAACATCACTGTATAAAGAGGAGCTACAGAAAGGCAACACTTCACTCAAACTCTCAGATCTCAGAGTCTCTGATGAAGGAGAATATAAGTGTCTTGTTGAGGACAAATCCTGGTCCGATGACATCACTGTGAACGTCATTGTAGAGG CTCAGGGAAGCCACCCCGTGATAATGATGGAGAGTTATGATAACTCAGGAGGGATTAATCTAGTGTGTGAGTCCAGAGGCTGGAACCCTGCACCTGATGTTCTGTGGCTGGACAGAGAAGGAGTCACTCTGACTGCtgaagatacacagatacacagagacactgatCTCTTCAGTGTGAAAAGCCACATCACTGTTTATGATTATAgcgactctaacaggttttactGCAGACTTCAGCAACGTCATCACATGCTGGAGACAGAGATTATCATCAATA GTAAAGTCTTTGATGCTTGGAAGTGGATTGTTGGGATTTCAGTTTCAGCATGTCTAATTGCCATCGGAATGATCGTAACTGCAGTTTGTCACAAGAAAA AGATGCAGAAGCAGTCCAAAG aacTGCAGAGACTGAGTGTGGAATACG AGTTATTAAAGAAGAAGCAGTATGCAG tggatGTGAATCTGGATCCTGATACAGCAAATCCATTTCTCATACTGTCTGCTGATGGAAAACAAGTGACACATGGAGACATACGACAAAATCTCCCTGATACACCACAGAGGTTTGATACAAGGCTCTGTGTTCTGGGAAAGCAGAGTGTCTCTTCAGGGAGATTTTATTTTGAGGTGCAGGTCAGAGGGAAAACTGACTGGACATTAGGATTCGTGAGAGAGAACATTAACAGGAAGGGGTGGATTATAGAGACTCTTCAGTATGGATTTTGGACTGTGGCTCTGAAGAATGAGAATCAGTATCAGGCTTGTGTTGGTCCCCCTGTCCtcctcacactgagagagaaggtggaggttgtgggggtgtttgtggattatgaggagggtctggtctccttttatgatgtGAAGTCCAGATCTCATATCTACTCTTTCACTGGTCAGTCTTTCACTGAGAAACTCTATCCATTCTTCTATCCAGGTTTAAATAAAGAAGGTGaaaattcagcaccactgatcatctctTCAGTATTTAAGACTGAATGA